Proteins encoded within one genomic window of Amycolatopsis nigrescens CSC17Ta-90:
- a CDS encoding DciA family protein: protein MSGPPAGVPPVGTERDDVEGGAGPNGTPASGRDLAKAALQAARDKASARGAAPGARKPGTRQPGLPGQNPRRRRWSGAGADARDPQPLGRLASRLAVERGWNNRLANGQVFGQWAKLVGEEVAEHAQPVSLREGELVVQATSTAWAMQLRSLQKQLLTKIAAGVGHGVVRRMRIHGPTAPSWRKGPRHVSGRGPRDTYG, encoded by the coding sequence GTGAGCGGTCCCCCAGCTGGGGTGCCCCCAGTCGGTACCGAGCGTGACGACGTCGAAGGTGGCGCTGGGCCGAACGGGACTCCGGCCTCCGGGCGCGACCTCGCCAAGGCCGCGCTTCAGGCGGCCAGGGACAAGGCCAGCGCCAGGGGTGCCGCGCCCGGCGCCCGCAAGCCGGGCACCCGTCAGCCGGGGCTGCCCGGTCAGAACCCCCGCCGTCGCCGGTGGTCCGGTGCCGGCGCCGACGCGCGCGACCCGCAGCCGCTCGGCAGGCTGGCCTCTCGGCTGGCCGTGGAGCGCGGCTGGAACAACCGGCTCGCCAACGGTCAGGTGTTCGGGCAGTGGGCGAAGCTGGTCGGCGAGGAGGTCGCCGAGCATGCCCAGCCGGTGTCGCTGCGCGAAGGCGAGCTGGTCGTGCAGGCCACGTCCACCGCGTGGGCGATGCAGCTGCGCTCGTTGCAGAAGCAGCTGCTGACCAAGATCGCGGCCGGGGTGGGACACGGGGTGGTCCGCCGGATGCGGATCCACGGGCCGACCGCGCCCAGCTGGCGGAAGGGACCACGGCACGTTTCCGGGCGGGGGCCGCGCGACACCTACGGGTGA
- the recF gene encoding DNA replication/repair protein RecF (All proteins in this family for which functions are known are DNA-binding proteins that assist the filamentation of RecA onto DNA for the initiation of recombination or recombinational repair.) — protein sequence MYLRHLQVTDFRSWPQADLALAPGPTVLIGQNGRGKTNLLEAIGYVATLGSHRVATDAPLIRHGCERALVRVAVVNEDRELTVELEITAGRANRARVNRGAVGRPRDVLGILRTVLFSPEDLALVRGDPGERRRFLDELLVLRAPRYAGVRADYEKVLKQRNALLKTAGKRRGQAKEDPYALSTLEVWDNHLAAAGAQLLAARLDLVADLAPHAAAAYAGVAPDSRPVEIGYRSSLGAALPAGYGVPGGERADVETLAGVMVEALAGTRQAELERGISLVGPHRDELELILGEAPAKGYASHGESWSFALALRLGSYELLRGEAGEPVLLLDDVFAELDRRRRARLAEVAASAEQVLVTAAVDEDVPQELRGTRFTVGEGEVRNADPTAPPEDTEGEVKRV from the coding sequence ATGTACTTGAGACATCTGCAGGTCACCGACTTCCGCTCGTGGCCGCAGGCCGACCTCGCGCTGGCACCGGGGCCCACGGTGCTGATCGGCCAGAACGGCCGAGGCAAGACGAACCTGCTGGAGGCGATCGGCTACGTGGCTACCCTCGGTTCGCACCGGGTGGCCACCGACGCCCCGCTGATCCGGCACGGCTGCGAGCGTGCGCTGGTGCGGGTCGCGGTGGTGAACGAGGACCGCGAGCTGACCGTGGAGCTGGAGATCACCGCCGGCCGGGCGAACCGGGCCAGGGTGAACCGCGGCGCGGTGGGCAGGCCGCGGGACGTGCTGGGCATTCTCCGCACGGTGCTGTTCTCCCCGGAGGACCTGGCGCTGGTGCGCGGCGATCCCGGTGAGCGCCGCCGGTTCCTGGACGAGCTGCTGGTGCTGCGCGCGCCGCGTTATGCCGGGGTGCGCGCGGACTACGAGAAGGTGCTCAAACAGCGGAACGCGCTGCTCAAGACCGCGGGCAAACGGCGGGGTCAGGCCAAAGAAGACCCGTACGCGTTGTCGACGCTGGAGGTCTGGGACAACCACCTCGCCGCGGCGGGGGCGCAGCTGCTGGCCGCGCGGCTGGACCTGGTCGCGGACCTCGCTCCGCATGCCGCGGCCGCGTACGCGGGGGTCGCGCCGGATTCGCGGCCCGTCGAGATCGGCTACCGGTCGAGCCTGGGCGCCGCACTGCCGGCCGGGTACGGCGTGCCCGGCGGGGAGCGCGCCGATGTCGAGACGCTGGCCGGGGTGATGGTCGAAGCGCTGGCCGGTACCCGGCAGGCCGAGCTGGAACGGGGGATCAGCCTGGTCGGCCCGCACCGGGACGAGTTGGAGCTGATTCTCGGCGAAGCACCGGCGAAGGGGTATGCCAGCCACGGCGAATCCTGGTCGTTCGCGCTCGCGTTGCGGCTCGGATCCTACGAGTTGCTGCGTGGCGAAGCCGGCGAACCGGTGTTGCTGTTGGACGATGTGTTCGCCGAGCTGGACCGGCGCCGCCGGGCCCGGCTGGCGGAGGTGGCTGCGAGCGCCGAGCAGGTGCTGGTGACCGCGGCGGTGGACGAGGACGTTCCCCAGGAGCTTCGTGGTACGCGGTTCACGGTAGGCGAGGGAGAGGTGCGCAACGCCGACCCGACCGCGCCTCCGGAAGACACAGAAGGTGAGGTCAAACGTGTCTGA
- the gnd gene encoding phosphogluconate dehydrogenase (NAD(+)-dependent, decarboxylating) encodes MVQLGLIGLGKMGFNMRERLRAAGHEVVGYDRNAEVSDSSSVEDLVSKLAAPRVVWVMVPAGDATRQTVTELGELLDEGDLVIDGGNSKFTDDKLNADLLAAKGIGYLDAGVSGGVWGKDNGYGLMVGGAEADVASAMPIFDALRPEGPREEGFSHAGSVGAGHYAKMVHNGIEYGLMQAFAEGFELLEAAKVVEDVPSVIKGWQRGTVVRSWLLDLLVRALDEDPELDDLEGYVEDSGEGRWTLEEAINNAVPAPVISAALFARFASRQEHSSAMRAVAALRQQFGGHAVKKAGG; translated from the coding sequence ATGGTTCAGCTGGGACTGATCGGGCTCGGCAAGATGGGCTTCAACATGCGCGAGCGGCTGCGCGCCGCCGGGCACGAGGTGGTCGGCTACGACCGCAACGCCGAGGTGAGCGACTCCTCGTCGGTCGAGGACCTGGTGTCGAAGCTGGCCGCGCCGCGCGTCGTCTGGGTGATGGTGCCCGCCGGGGACGCGACCAGGCAGACCGTCACCGAGCTGGGTGAGCTGCTCGACGAGGGCGACCTGGTGATCGACGGCGGCAACTCCAAGTTCACCGACGACAAGCTGAACGCCGACCTGCTCGCCGCGAAGGGCATCGGCTACCTGGACGCCGGTGTGTCCGGCGGTGTGTGGGGCAAGGACAACGGCTACGGCCTGATGGTCGGCGGCGCCGAGGCGGACGTCGCCAGCGCGATGCCGATCTTCGACGCGCTCCGCCCGGAAGGCCCGCGCGAAGAGGGCTTCTCGCACGCCGGCTCGGTCGGCGCCGGGCACTACGCGAAGATGGTGCACAACGGCATCGAGTACGGCCTGATGCAGGCTTTCGCCGAGGGTTTCGAACTGCTCGAAGCGGCCAAGGTCGTGGAGGACGTGCCGTCGGTGATCAAGGGCTGGCAGCGCGGCACCGTGGTCCGGTCCTGGCTGCTCGACCTGCTGGTCCGCGCGCTGGACGAAGACCCGGAGCTGGACGACCTCGAGGGTTACGTCGAAGACTCCGGGGAAGGCCGCTGGACGCTGGAAGAGGCGATCAACAACGCGGTGCCGGCGCCGGTCATCTCGGCCGCGCTGTTCGCCAGGTTCGCCTCCCGCCAGGAGCACTCCTCCGCGATGCGCGCGGTGGCCGCGCTGCGCCAGCAGTTCGGCGGGCACGCGGTGAAGAAGGCCGGTGGCTAA
- the dnaN gene encoding DNA polymerase III subunit beta translates to MKIRVERDGLADAVAWVARSLPSRPPVPVLGGVLLDAGSDGSTDALTVSGFDYEVSATVGVPATIADGGRLLVSGRLLADITKALPAQPVEISVEGARASITCGSARFSLPTMPVEDYPQLPAQPAFAGQLTGDAFGQAVTQVAVAAGKDDTLPMLTGMRLEISGSSLTLVATDRFRLAMREFAWEPAEGLADAAVLVPARTLADAAKSLGASGAAVSLALAPGEGLLGLSGSGRYTTSRLLDAEFPPYRQLLPAQHTSRAVIEVGPLAESIKRVSLVAERGTQVRLEFADNSLRLSAGGDDEGSAEEELPVDYEGDPVTIAFNPGYLVDGLGVLHADRAELTFTTPNRPALIKPADEQGQVVPGYLYLLMPVRLPG, encoded by the coding sequence ATGAAGATCCGCGTCGAGCGTGACGGGCTGGCCGACGCCGTCGCGTGGGTGGCGAGAAGCCTGCCGTCCAGGCCACCGGTCCCGGTCCTCGGCGGTGTCCTGCTCGACGCCGGTTCGGACGGGAGCACCGATGCGCTGACCGTGTCCGGGTTCGACTACGAGGTGTCGGCGACGGTCGGCGTGCCGGCCACCATCGCCGACGGCGGCCGCCTGCTGGTGTCCGGCCGGCTACTCGCGGACATCACCAAGGCGCTGCCCGCCCAGCCGGTGGAGATCTCCGTCGAGGGCGCCCGCGCCTCCATCACCTGCGGCAGCGCCCGGTTCAGCCTGCCGACCATGCCAGTCGAGGACTATCCCCAGCTGCCGGCCCAGCCCGCCTTCGCCGGCCAGCTGACCGGCGACGCCTTCGGCCAGGCGGTCACCCAGGTCGCGGTCGCCGCCGGCAAGGACGACACGCTGCCGATGCTGACCGGCATGCGGCTGGAGATCTCCGGCAGCTCGCTGACCCTGGTGGCCACCGACCGGTTCCGGCTGGCGATGCGCGAGTTCGCCTGGGAGCCGGCCGAAGGTCTCGCCGACGCCGCGGTGCTGGTGCCGGCGCGCACGCTGGCCGACGCCGCCAAGTCGCTCGGCGCCAGTGGCGCTGCCGTGTCGCTCGCGCTGGCCCCCGGCGAGGGGCTGCTCGGCCTGTCCGGCTCCGGCCGCTACACCACCAGCCGGCTGCTGGACGCGGAGTTCCCGCCGTACCGGCAGCTGCTCCCGGCCCAGCACACCTCCCGCGCGGTGATCGAGGTAGGCCCGCTGGCGGAATCGATCAAGCGCGTATCGTTGGTGGCCGAACGCGGTACCCAGGTCCGCCTCGAGTTCGCCGACAACTCGCTCCGGCTCTCCGCCGGCGGGGACGACGAGGGCAGCGCCGAAGAAGAGCTGCCAGTGGACTACGAAGGCGACCCGGTGACCATCGCGTTCAACCCGGGCTACCTGGTGGACGGGCTCGGCGTGTTGCACGCCGACCGGGCCGAGCTGACGTTCACCACCCCGAACCGGCCCGCCCTGATCAAGCCGGCGGACGAGCAGGGCCAGGTCGTGCCCGGCTACCTGTACCTGCTGATGCCGGTCCGCCTGCCCGGCTGA
- the dnaA gene encoding chromosomal replication initiator protein DnaA has translation MSEHQVNLGVVWEQVVRELSDGTLSPQQRAWMRVTRPIGLLDGTALLAAPSDFAKEAIERALREPITHALSRRLGRAVSLAVKVDTAEAAAPAPPTLYQSSPARVENAGPSEPPKMPPIEDGLLPPARRSRPKPPEPAPNTGTATDDGESDGDEEVDEEGEALATANEIWPMFAGQPIAGQPYTAPAQPQTSKTRLNEKYNFDTFVIGASNRFAHAAAFAVAEAPSRAYNPLFIWGESGLGKTHLLHAVGHYAQRLFPGMRVRYVSTEEFTNDFINSLRDDRKVAFQRRYRDIDILLVDDIQFLEGKEGTQEEFFHTFNTLHNTNKQIVVSSDRPPKRLETLEDRLRTRFEWGLITDIQPPELETRIAILRKKAGQDRLAVPGEVLEFIAARIAANIRELEGALIRVTAFASLNQQPVDVGLAEIVLRDLIPDSQAPEISAPTIMGATADFFDVTLDDLCGPGKTKALATARQIAMYLCRELTDMSLPKIGQTFGGRDHTTVMHADKKIRKEMAERRRIYDQVQELTARIKQRAR, from the coding sequence GTGTCCGAGCACCAGGTCAATCTGGGTGTCGTCTGGGAGCAGGTGGTCAGGGAGCTCTCCGACGGCACCCTGTCTCCGCAGCAGCGGGCGTGGATGCGGGTCACTCGCCCGATCGGCCTGCTGGACGGCACCGCGCTGCTTGCCGCGCCGAGCGACTTCGCCAAGGAAGCCATCGAGCGCGCGCTGCGCGAGCCGATCACGCACGCGCTCTCCCGGCGGCTCGGCCGCGCGGTCTCGCTCGCGGTGAAGGTGGATACCGCCGAGGCGGCCGCGCCGGCGCCCCCCACGCTCTACCAGTCGTCACCCGCGAGGGTGGAAAACGCGGGTCCGTCCGAGCCGCCGAAGATGCCGCCGATCGAGGACGGGCTGCTCCCGCCGGCCCGCCGGTCGCGGCCGAAGCCGCCCGAACCCGCTCCGAATACCGGCACCGCGACCGATGACGGTGAAAGCGACGGCGACGAAGAGGTAGATGAGGAAGGCGAGGCGCTCGCCACCGCGAACGAGATCTGGCCGATGTTCGCCGGCCAGCCGATCGCGGGCCAGCCCTACACCGCGCCGGCACAGCCGCAGACTTCGAAAACCCGGCTGAACGAAAAGTACAACTTCGACACCTTCGTCATCGGCGCGTCCAACAGGTTCGCGCACGCAGCCGCCTTCGCGGTCGCTGAAGCGCCTTCGCGGGCGTACAACCCGTTGTTCATCTGGGGCGAGTCCGGGCTGGGCAAAACTCACCTGCTGCACGCGGTCGGGCACTACGCGCAACGACTGTTCCCCGGCATGCGCGTGCGCTACGTGTCCACCGAAGAGTTCACCAACGACTTCATCAACTCGCTGCGGGACGACCGCAAGGTGGCCTTCCAGCGCCGGTACCGCGACATCGACATCCTGCTGGTGGACGACATCCAGTTCCTGGAGGGCAAGGAAGGAACCCAGGAGGAGTTCTTCCACACCTTCAACACGCTGCACAACACGAACAAGCAGATCGTGGTGTCCTCGGACCGGCCGCCGAAGCGGCTGGAGACCCTGGAGGACCGGCTGCGCACGCGGTTCGAGTGGGGCCTGATCACCGACATCCAGCCCCCCGAGCTGGAGACCCGGATCGCGATCCTGCGCAAGAAGGCGGGCCAGGACCGGCTCGCGGTGCCGGGCGAGGTGCTGGAGTTCATCGCGGCCAGGATCGCCGCGAACATCCGCGAGCTCGAAGGCGCGCTGATCCGGGTCACCGCGTTCGCGTCGCTGAACCAGCAGCCGGTGGACGTCGGGCTGGCCGAGATCGTGCTCCGCGACCTGATCCCGGACTCGCAGGCGCCCGAGATCAGCGCGCCGACGATCATGGGCGCCACCGCCGACTTCTTCGACGTGACCCTGGACGATCTGTGCGGGCCCGGTAAGACCAAGGCGCTCGCCACCGCGCGGCAGATCGCGATGTACCTGTGCCGCGAGCTGACCGACATGTCGCTGCCCAAGATCGGCCAGACCTTCGGCGGCCGGGACCACACCACGGTGATGCACGCGGACAAGAAGATCCGCAAGGAGATGGCCGAGCGCCGGCGGATCTACGACCAGGTGCAGGAGCTCACCGCGCGGATAAAGCAGCGCGCCAGGTAA
- the rpmH gene encoding 50S ribosomal protein L34, which produces MSKGKRTFQPNNRRRARTHGFRLRMRTRAGRAILAGRRRKGREKLSA; this is translated from the coding sequence GTGAGCAAGGGTAAGCGCACCTTCCAGCCGAACAACCGCCGACGCGCTCGGACCCACGGGTTCCGGCTGCGGATGCGTACCCGGGCGGGCCGGGCGATCCTGGCCGGGCGTCGGCGCAAGGGCCGCGAGAAGCTGTCCGCCTGA
- the rnpA gene encoding ribonuclease P protein component: protein MLPAAARLRRSEDFRVVMRRGARAGRRRLVVHMLTTDPPASDQGARAGFVVSKAVGNSVVRHRVTRRLRHLVADRLGTLPAGSSLVVRALPPASGASSSELGSDLDAALRRLGLAHGSRTARGRGAGHHGVASVSGVSDASGVNEDNGPAV from the coding sequence GTGTTGCCGGCAGCCGCTCGTCTGCGGCGCAGCGAAGACTTCCGGGTGGTCATGCGCCGGGGAGCTCGAGCCGGGCGGCGGCGCCTCGTCGTGCATATGCTGACCACCGACCCGCCCGCATCCGATCAGGGTGCCAGGGCGGGTTTCGTGGTGAGCAAGGCCGTTGGCAACTCGGTGGTGCGGCACCGGGTGACCCGCCGGCTCCGGCACCTGGTGGCCGATCGTCTCGGAACCCTGCCGGCCGGCAGTTCGTTGGTGGTACGGGCGTTACCGCCGGCTTCCGGCGCGTCCAGCAGTGAACTCGGTTCGGATCTCGACGCCGCGCTGCGGCGGCTCGGTCTGGCGCACGGTTCCCGGACGGCCCGCGGTCGCGGTGCCGGCCACCACGGCGTTGCCAGCGTCAGTGGCGTGAGTGACGCGAGCGGCGTCAATGAGGACAACGGACCAGCGGTGTGA
- the yidD gene encoding membrane protein insertion efficiency factor YidD — MNESQTASTSGRPAGESRPGPVAWLLLQPIRFYRKVISPFLPPNCRFYPSCSTYAVEALTRHGAARGSYLAVRRLLRCGPWTMPGRDPVPEKFTWRHHRPDTSIEE, encoded by the coding sequence GTGAACGAGAGCCAGACAGCCTCCACGAGCGGACGGCCGGCGGGTGAGTCCCGGCCGGGACCAGTGGCATGGCTGTTGCTCCAGCCGATCCGGTTCTACCGCAAGGTGATCTCCCCCTTCCTGCCACCGAACTGCCGGTTCTACCCGAGCTGCAGTACCTACGCGGTGGAGGCGCTGACCAGACACGGCGCGGCTAGAGGCAGCTACCTCGCCGTGCGACGGCTGCTGCGTTGCGGACCATGGACGATGCCCGGCCGCGACCCGGTACCGGAGAAGTTCACCTGGCGCCATCACAGACCTGACACATCGATCGAGGAGTAG
- the yidC gene encoding membrane protein insertase YidC produces the protein MSLDFIYYPVSFILWCWHKVFGFVFGEAAAISWILGIIFLTFTVRGIMFKPFVNQVRSMKKMQEFAPEVKKLQKKYANDKQRQAQEMQKLQKEHGVNPLGSCLPMLLQIPVFIGLNHVLRMFTNLPLDQKTENYFFDKAGVESYVNAKLFGVNLGEAINNATVVGGQGSGWHWNVAPVAIPLMIVASIATHLTARHSVARQNPESATPQTAMMNKLTMYIFPLGVLVFGALFPLGLLFYWLANNGWTLMQQRLVYTKIDKEEETKKAEAIEKRTALGPKPGQKPQVGQKPANPKRNTKAGSPHSFAQQPKRPAQNGSSNGAKPGTPKKNTPAKPADSTAKDATKNSEQQGSSGKGARTSGASSDSTKKPGRKRR, from the coding sequence GTGTCGCTCGACTTCATCTACTACCCGGTGTCGTTCATCTTGTGGTGTTGGCACAAGGTGTTCGGGTTCGTCTTCGGCGAAGCCGCCGCGATCTCATGGATTCTCGGCATCATCTTCCTGACCTTCACCGTCCGCGGCATCATGTTCAAGCCGTTCGTGAACCAGGTCCGGTCGATGAAGAAGATGCAGGAGTTCGCACCGGAGGTCAAGAAACTCCAGAAGAAGTACGCGAACGACAAGCAGCGCCAGGCGCAGGAGATGCAGAAGCTCCAGAAGGAGCACGGGGTCAACCCGCTCGGCAGCTGCTTGCCGATGCTGCTGCAGATCCCGGTGTTCATCGGCCTGAACCACGTGCTGCGGATGTTCACCAACCTGCCGCTGGACCAGAAGACGGAGAACTACTTCTTCGACAAGGCCGGCGTCGAGTCGTACGTGAACGCCAAGCTGTTCGGCGTCAACCTCGGTGAAGCGATTAACAACGCGACCGTGGTCGGCGGCCAGGGCAGCGGCTGGCACTGGAACGTGGCCCCGGTCGCTATCCCGCTGATGATCGTGGCGAGCATCGCGACGCACCTCACCGCGCGGCACTCGGTGGCACGGCAGAACCCGGAGTCGGCCACCCCGCAGACCGCGATGATGAACAAGCTGACCATGTACATCTTCCCGCTTGGCGTGCTCGTCTTCGGTGCCCTCTTCCCGCTCGGACTGCTGTTCTACTGGCTGGCGAACAACGGCTGGACCCTGATGCAGCAGCGGCTGGTCTACACCAAGATCGACAAGGAAGAAGAGACGAAGAAGGCCGAGGCGATCGAGAAGCGCACCGCGCTCGGCCCGAAGCCGGGACAGAAGCCTCAGGTCGGGCAGAAGCCGGCCAACCCCAAGCGGAACACCAAGGCGGGCTCCCCGCACAGCTTCGCCCAGCAGCCGAAGCGGCCGGCCCAGAACGGCTCGTCGAACGGCGCCAAGCCGGGCACACCGAAGAAGAACACCCCGGCCAAGCCCGCGGACAGCACCGCGAAGGACGCCACCAAGAACTCGGAGCAGCAGGGCTCGAGCGGCAAGGGCGCGCGTACATCCGGCGCCAGCAGCGACTCAACGAAGAAGCCGGGCCGGAAGCGTCGCTGA
- a CDS encoding protein jag — translation MSETVEAVDAEQDETTAGEAGTATAEVTAEGAENTEDTGGTEEAEGGKRSAGVGEDVLVQEGDIAGDYLERLLDLLDYDGDIDLDVEAGRAIVSIDGGEDLEKLVGARGNVLEALQELTRLAVQQETGSRSRLMLDIAGWRADRRAELRELGKSTAETVISTGERVRLQPMSPFERKVVHDAVAAVDGVRSESEGEDPKRRVVVFPDA, via the coding sequence ATGTCGGAGACTGTCGAAGCGGTCGACGCCGAGCAGGACGAGACGACGGCAGGCGAGGCCGGCACAGCCACCGCCGAGGTGACCGCGGAAGGTGCGGAGAACACGGAGGACACAGGGGGCACCGAGGAGGCCGAGGGTGGCAAGCGTTCGGCCGGGGTCGGCGAGGACGTTCTCGTTCAGGAGGGCGACATCGCCGGTGACTACCTGGAGCGGTTGCTGGACCTTCTGGACTACGACGGGGACATCGACCTCGATGTCGAGGCCGGCCGCGCGATCGTCAGCATCGACGGCGGTGAGGATCTGGAGAAGCTCGTCGGCGCGAGGGGCAACGTGCTCGAGGCGCTGCAGGAGCTGACCCGGCTGGCGGTGCAGCAGGAGACCGGTTCGCGCAGCAGGCTGATGCTGGACATCGCGGGCTGGCGGGCGGACCGTCGCGCGGAGCTTCGCGAGCTCGGCAAGTCGACGGCGGAGACGGTGATCTCCACCGGCGAGCGAGTTCGGCTGCAGCCGATGAGCCCGTTCGAGCGGAAGGTCGTGCACGACGCGGTCGCCGCGGTGGACGGGGTTCGCAGCGAGAGCGAGGGCGAAGACCCCAAGCGGCGCGTGGTGGTCTTCCCGGACGCGTAG
- the rsmG gene encoding 16S rRNA (guanine(527)-N(7))-methyltransferase RsmG, translated as MEDVEGSVPVPEVAGRVFGDGLELATRFAALLERHGVERGLIGPREVDRLWDRHLLNSAVIGERIPHGARVVDIGSGAGLPGVPLAIARPDLDIVLVEPMARRAEWLSEVLSALDLPATVVRGRAEERAVRDDVAGADVVTARAVAPLAKLAGWCLPLARVGGMMLALKGSSARDEVARDAAAVAKEGGSTPVVSECGTGLLTTPTTVVIVERVKPAKASRRRRNSGSVKPSRAG; from the coding sequence GTGGAGGACGTCGAGGGCTCGGTGCCGGTACCCGAGGTGGCCGGCCGAGTGTTCGGGGATGGGCTGGAACTGGCTACTCGGTTCGCCGCACTCCTTGAACGGCACGGCGTCGAGCGTGGACTGATCGGTCCGCGCGAGGTGGACCGGCTCTGGGATCGACACCTGCTGAACTCGGCCGTGATCGGCGAGCGGATCCCGCACGGCGCCCGGGTGGTGGACATCGGCTCCGGTGCCGGACTGCCGGGCGTACCGCTGGCGATTGCCCGACCCGATCTCGATATCGTTCTGGTGGAGCCGATGGCGCGCCGGGCGGAATGGCTGTCCGAGGTGCTGTCCGCGCTCGACTTGCCGGCGACAGTGGTACGCGGTCGCGCCGAGGAAAGAGCGGTGCGAGATGATGTCGCTGGCGCGGATGTGGTGACCGCGCGAGCCGTGGCCCCACTGGCCAAGCTCGCCGGTTGGTGCCTGCCGCTCGCCCGGGTAGGGGGCATGATGCTCGCGCTCAAAGGCTCCAGCGCGCGGGACGAGGTGGCCCGGGACGCGGCAGCGGTCGCCAAGGAGGGCGGCTCGACTCCGGTCGTGTCCGAATGCGGAACCGGCTTGCTGACCACCCCGACCACCGTGGTGATCGTGGAGCGAGTCAAGCCGGCCAAGGCATCGCGTCGCCGGCGGAACTCCGGGTCCGTCAAGCCGAGCCGTGCCGGGTGA
- a CDS encoding ParA family protein, translating to MTPPASDPNTSHGLGWTPIEEEAQRAARVLHPEEHTLPRPDRRRVLTVANQKGGVGKTTSAVNLAAALAVHGLKTLVIDLDPQGNASTALNIEHRSGTPSIYEVLLGEVSLADAAAVSEQSPNLYCVPATIDLAGAEIELVSMTSREARLKEALSAEAIDEIGVDYVFIDCPPSLGLLTVNAMVAAQEVLIPIQCEYYALEGLGQLLSNIELVQKHLNRELSVSTILLTMYDGRTKLADQVTQEVRNHFGEVVLKTVIPRSVKVSEAPGYGQTVLAYDPGSRGAMSYMDAAREVAERGSTANGRGGN from the coding sequence GTGACTCCACCTGCGTCAGACCCCAACACCAGCCACGGACTGGGCTGGACGCCGATAGAAGAAGAGGCGCAGCGCGCGGCGCGAGTGCTGCACCCGGAGGAGCACACGCTGCCGCGCCCGGACCGGCGCCGCGTGCTCACCGTCGCGAACCAGAAGGGCGGCGTCGGCAAGACCACCAGCGCGGTCAACCTGGCCGCCGCACTCGCGGTGCACGGACTCAAGACCTTGGTGATCGACCTGGACCCGCAGGGCAACGCGAGCACCGCGTTGAACATAGAACACCGCTCGGGCACCCCGTCCATCTACGAGGTGCTGCTGGGCGAGGTCTCCCTCGCGGACGCGGCCGCGGTCAGCGAGCAGTCCCCCAACCTCTACTGCGTGCCGGCGACCATAGATCTCGCCGGTGCGGAGATCGAGCTGGTCTCGATGACCTCCCGTGAGGCGCGGCTGAAGGAGGCGCTGTCCGCCGAAGCCATCGACGAGATCGGGGTCGACTACGTCTTCATCGACTGCCCGCCCTCGCTTGGCCTGCTCACGGTGAACGCGATGGTCGCGGCCCAGGAGGTGCTGATCCCGATCCAGTGCGAGTACTACGCGCTGGAGGGGCTCGGGCAGCTGCTCAGCAACATCGAGCTCGTCCAGAAGCACCTGAACCGCGAGCTGTCCGTCTCCACCATCCTGCTCACCATGTACGACGGCCGGACCAAGCTGGCCGACCAGGTGACTCAGGAGGTGCGCAACCACTTCGGTGAGGTGGTGCTGAAGACCGTGATCCCGCGCAGCGTGAAGGTCTCCGAGGCGCCGGGTTACGGTCAGACTGTGCTCGCGTACGACCCCGGCTCCCGGGGCGCGATGAGCTACATGGACGCCGCGCGTGAGGTGGCGGAGCGCGGCAGCACCGCAAACGGGAGGGGCGGCAACTGA